The following coding sequences are from one Virgibacillus necropolis window:
- the polX gene encoding DNA polymerase/3'-5' exonuclease PolX produces MSVNKKDVLKLLEKIAVYLELKGENSFKVSAYRKAAQALERDDRSLSEIDDFIKIKGIGKGTSAVIVEYIEDGKSDTLAQLESEVPRGLIPLLNLPGLGGKKLAKLYQELGVTDANTLQKECQSGEVEKLPGFGKKTAEKILQALEDANSRPDRLPIAMMLPIAEKIESYLTTIKEIVTFSRAGSLRRMRETVKDIDFIIASTQPFEVRDALLAMDNIKEVIAKGETKVSVTLDDFYAINVDFRIVEPKEFATTLHHFTGSKEHNVAMRQLAKKRFEKINEYGITHSESDEIITFETETQFFNHFDLPYMPPEIRENQGEIELFTDKTILLEPTDIRGDLHMHTTWSDGAQSLEEMVNQARKMGYEYIAITDHSKFLVIANGLNETKLRKQRIEIERINNKYDDIHVFAGVEMDILPDGSLDFDNEFLQEMDFVIGAIHSSFNQSQEKIMYRLESAMKNPYVTFIAHPSGRLIGRRSGYNVDMEKLIELAKETNTVLEINANPNRLDLSAEWARKAQDNGVNIVINTDAHSYQMLDHMKHGVGIARKGWIEKDNVINTWSKEKLTKLMNHKR; encoded by the coding sequence TTGAGTGTGAATAAAAAAGATGTATTAAAATTGTTGGAAAAGATTGCGGTTTATTTAGAGTTGAAAGGAGAAAATTCTTTTAAAGTATCTGCCTACCGTAAAGCAGCACAGGCTCTTGAACGGGATGACAGATCGTTATCAGAAATTGATGATTTTATTAAAATCAAAGGAATTGGAAAAGGTACAAGTGCGGTCATAGTAGAATACATAGAAGACGGAAAATCAGATACATTAGCACAGCTTGAAAGCGAAGTGCCGCGAGGATTAATTCCATTACTGAATTTACCAGGTCTTGGCGGGAAGAAGCTCGCGAAGTTATATCAAGAGCTTGGAGTTACTGATGCGAATACATTACAAAAAGAATGCCAATCAGGTGAAGTGGAAAAGCTACCAGGGTTTGGAAAAAAGACAGCAGAGAAAATTTTGCAGGCACTGGAAGATGCAAACAGCCGTCCGGACCGTTTGCCAATAGCAATGATGCTACCAATTGCAGAAAAAATTGAATCATATCTGACTACAATTAAAGAAATTGTTACATTTTCCCGAGCAGGAAGTTTAAGACGCATGCGTGAAACCGTGAAGGATATTGATTTTATCATTGCATCAACGCAACCTTTTGAAGTCCGTGATGCTTTATTAGCCATGGATAATATAAAAGAAGTAATTGCAAAGGGTGAGACAAAAGTATCTGTTACCCTAGATGATTTTTATGCAATTAATGTTGATTTTCGAATCGTTGAACCAAAAGAATTCGCTACTACATTACACCACTTCACAGGTTCAAAAGAACATAATGTTGCAATGCGTCAGCTAGCAAAAAAACGTTTCGAAAAAATAAATGAGTATGGTATCACACATAGTGAAAGTGATGAAATCATTACGTTTGAAACTGAAACACAATTTTTCAATCATTTTGACTTGCCATACATGCCACCTGAAATCAGAGAAAATCAAGGTGAAATAGAATTATTTACAGACAAAACTATCTTACTTGAACCGACTGATATTCGAGGTGATCTCCATATGCATACGACTTGGAGTGATGGAGCGCAGTCACTAGAAGAAATGGTTAATCAAGCAAGAAAAATGGGTTATGAATATATTGCAATCACGGATCACTCAAAGTTTTTAGTTATTGCTAATGGTTTAAATGAAACCAAACTACGTAAACAACGTATAGAAATAGAAAGAATTAACAACAAATATGATGATATTCATGTTTTTGCAGGCGTAGAAATGGATATTTTACCAGATGGATCCCTCGATTTTGATAATGAATTTTTACAGGAGATGGATTTTGTGATTGGAGCCATACACTCAAGCTTTAACCAATCACAAGAAAAAATTATGTACCGATTGGAAAGTGCGATGAAAAATCCATATGTAACGTTTATTGCTCATCCATCAGGGAGACTAATCGGAAGACGTTCAGGCTACAATGTTGATATGGAAAAACTTATTGAACTGGCTAAAGAAACAAATACAGTACTAGAAATTAATGCTAACCCGAATCGCTTAGACCTATCAGCAGAATGGGCAAGGAAAGCACAGGATAATGGTGTGAATATTGTTATCAATACGGACGCACATAGTTATCAAATGCTAGATCATATGAAGCATGGGGTAGGAATTGCTCGAAAAGGTTGGATCGAGAAGGATAATGTTATCAATACATGGTCAAAAGAAAAATTAACAAAATTGATGAATCATAAAAGGTAG
- a CDS encoding endonuclease MutS2 has protein sequence MNERILRVLEFNKIIDQLSSQAASSLGKSQALKLKPLTNLNDVLEMQKETDEAGQILRLNLAIPLGGIFDIRASIKRSVIGGVLSTEECLDIANTIYGGRQVKNFIQKLEEDLPILKNLTERIEPLRELEQHIKSSIDDHGHVMDSASMKLRSIRSSIRTSESRVREKLDGYTKSKSAMLSDPIVTIRNDRFVLPVKQEYRGSIGGIVHDQSASGATLFMEPKTVVDLNNQLQEAFIKEKHEVDRILRELTEHVASEEIFLTENVEVLGKIDFMFARAKLGQTMKASMPKMNDQGIIKLQQARHPLIPIEEVVANDIEIGEEFTSIVITGPNTGGKTVTLKMVGLCTLMAQSGLQVPALDGCEMAVFENVFADIGDEQSIEQNLSTFSSHMTNIVDIMKNVDYKALVLFDELGAGTDPQEGAALAMSLLDEVIERGARVIATTHYPELKAYGYNRENVVNASVEFDVESLKPTYRLLLGVPGRSNAFEISKRLGLNESIIRNAKSHIGVDSKSVENMIASLEKSKRDSEKDYESAHQLMLETEELKKDLEKQWQDFETKRQTLYKKAEEKANKALQNAREEAELIIDEIRKMKTNANLKEHEWIEARKMLEDAKPNLSSKQDEKRSSPKDNKKDLHVGDTIKLLTINQQGSVLEKISDNEYLIQVGIMKVKVKDKDLQFISEKKEFNEKPLATVKGSSYHVRPELDLRGERYEDALLRVEKYIDDVILAGYQKVSIIHGKGTGALRKGVQDLAKKHSKISTIRPGVSGEGGSGVSIIELK, from the coding sequence ATGAATGAACGTATTTTACGCGTATTAGAATTTAATAAGATTATTGACCAACTTAGCTCTCAAGCAGCATCAAGTCTTGGTAAAAGTCAGGCACTAAAACTTAAGCCGCTTACGAACCTTAATGATGTCTTAGAGATGCAGAAAGAAACTGATGAAGCGGGTCAAATTTTACGATTAAACCTTGCAATTCCACTAGGTGGTATTTTTGACATACGAGCGAGTATAAAGCGAAGTGTTATTGGCGGCGTGTTAAGTACAGAAGAATGTTTGGACATTGCCAACACCATCTATGGCGGACGGCAGGTTAAAAATTTCATTCAAAAGTTAGAAGAAGATTTACCGATATTAAAAAATCTAACAGAGCGTATTGAACCACTTAGAGAATTAGAACAACATATAAAAAGCAGTATAGATGATCATGGACATGTGATGGACAGTGCATCGATGAAATTAAGAAGTATTCGATCCTCGATTCGAACATCTGAAAGCAGGGTCCGTGAAAAATTAGACGGTTATACAAAATCAAAAAGCGCAATGCTTTCTGACCCAATCGTAACGATTCGAAATGATCGTTTTGTATTACCTGTTAAACAAGAATACCGTGGATCCATTGGTGGTATCGTTCATGATCAATCTGCATCTGGAGCTACGTTATTTATGGAACCGAAGACTGTAGTTGATTTAAATAATCAACTACAAGAAGCGTTCATCAAAGAGAAACATGAAGTGGATCGAATACTACGAGAACTAACAGAACATGTCGCATCAGAAGAAATCTTTTTAACTGAAAATGTTGAGGTCTTAGGCAAAATCGATTTCATGTTTGCTAGAGCTAAGTTAGGACAAACAATGAAAGCCTCCATGCCAAAGATGAATGATCAGGGTATCATTAAATTGCAACAGGCTAGACATCCACTAATACCGATAGAAGAAGTGGTAGCAAATGACATCGAAATTGGAGAAGAATTTACTTCTATTGTTATTACCGGGCCTAATACTGGTGGAAAAACTGTTACGTTAAAGATGGTTGGATTATGTACCTTAATGGCACAATCAGGACTGCAGGTTCCTGCTCTTGATGGGTGCGAAATGGCAGTTTTTGAAAATGTATTTGCCGATATAGGTGATGAACAGTCCATTGAACAAAATCTGAGTACATTTTCCTCTCACATGACAAACATTGTTGACATAATGAAAAACGTTGATTATAAAGCATTGGTTTTATTTGATGAGTTAGGTGCTGGTACTGACCCACAAGAGGGTGCTGCACTTGCAATGTCACTTTTAGATGAAGTTATTGAACGAGGCGCACGTGTTATTGCAACAACACACTATCCTGAGCTTAAGGCGTATGGATATAATCGAGAAAATGTGGTGAATGCTTCTGTTGAATTTGATGTAGAATCATTGAAACCAACTTATCGCTTATTGTTAGGTGTACCAGGGCGAAGTAATGCTTTTGAAATTTCTAAGCGTTTAGGGCTAAACGAATCGATTATCAGAAATGCCAAAAGTCATATTGGCGTAGATTCAAAAAGTGTGGAAAATATGATTGCGTCTCTTGAAAAATCAAAGCGTGATTCCGAAAAGGATTACGAATCTGCGCATCAACTAATGCTCGAAACAGAAGAGCTGAAAAAAGACTTAGAAAAACAATGGCAAGACTTTGAAACAAAGCGACAAACGTTATATAAAAAAGCAGAAGAAAAGGCGAACAAGGCATTACAAAATGCACGAGAAGAAGCAGAACTCATTATCGATGAGATTCGAAAGATGAAAACAAATGCAAATTTGAAAGAACATGAATGGATTGAAGCGAGAAAAATGCTAGAGGATGCCAAGCCAAATTTATCTAGTAAACAAGATGAAAAAAGAAGTTCACCAAAGGATAACAAAAAGGATTTGCATGTCGGCGATACAATTAAGCTACTAACGATAAACCAACAAGGTAGTGTATTAGAAAAAATAAGTGATAATGAATATCTAATACAGGTAGGGATAATGAAAGTAAAAGTAAAAGATAAGGACCTACAATTCATCAGTGAAAAAAAAGAGTTTAATGAAAAACCATTAGCTACTGTAAAAGGTTCCAGTTATCATGTACGACCTGAATTGGATCTGCGCGGGGAACGGTATGAAGATGCTCTACTGCGGGTGGAAAAGTATATTGATGACGTTATATTAGCTGGTTACCAGAAAGTGTCTATTATTCATGGGAAAGGAACGGGCGCTCTTCGAAAAGGTGTTCAGGACCTAGCAAAAAAACACTCGAAGATTTCTACTATTCGCCCTGGTGTCAGTGGTGAAGGTGGAAGTGGAGTATCCATTATAGAACTCAAGTAG
- a CDS encoding DUF350 domain-containing protein translates to MDGFWEITYVEIAARYSVVILCTVLFLAVFELVTSYKNWEEIKKGNFAVAMATGGKLFGIATIFRYSIEHNDTIIQSVGWGIFGFILLLLSYFIFEFLTPKIKIDEEIGKDNRAVGFISMLISVGMAFVIGASIG, encoded by the coding sequence ATGGATGGCTTTTGGGAAATTACGTATGTTGAAATAGCTGCAAGGTACAGTGTCGTCATCTTGTGTACAGTACTTTTTCTTGCTGTATTTGAACTAGTTACCTCTTATAAGAATTGGGAAGAGATTAAAAAAGGCAATTTTGCAGTTGCTATGGCGACAGGTGGTAAACTGTTTGGAATCGCAACGATTTTTCGTTATTCGATTGAACACAATGATACAATCATTCAAAGTGTTGGGTGGGGTATATTTGGATTTATTTTATTGTTACTAAGTTATTTCATCTTTGAATTTTTAACGCCAAAAATAAAAATAGACGAAGAAATTGGAAAGGATAATCGTGCTGTTGGATTTATTTCGATGTTAATTTCGGTGGGGATGGCTTTTGTCATTGGAGCTAGTATTGGTTAG
- a CDS encoding TetR/AcrR family transcriptional regulator: MKKNKPKYNQIIEAAVVVIAENGYHASQVSRIAKKAGVADGTIYLYFKNKEDILVSLFEVKMGQLIEQIAQSINKKQNVSDKLLTLITMHFRQLADDHHLAIVTQLELRQSNPELRMKINKVLKPYLAEIDHIIQEGIDKKDFRGDLNVPLVRQMIFGTLDEVVTNWVMNEQRYDLLAQASAIHVLLINGLSKNNQ, from the coding sequence ATGAAAAAAAATAAACCAAAATACAATCAGATCATTGAAGCTGCTGTAGTAGTAATTGCAGAAAATGGTTATCATGCCTCACAAGTTTCTAGAATTGCTAAGAAAGCTGGAGTAGCTGATGGAACCATCTACCTTTATTTTAAAAATAAAGAAGATATATTAGTCTCATTGTTTGAAGTAAAGATGGGGCAGCTTATTGAACAGATTGCTCAAAGTATCAACAAAAAGCAAAATGTAAGTGATAAGCTTCTGACGTTAATCACAATGCATTTCCGACAGCTGGCAGACGATCATCACTTAGCTATTGTTACACAACTGGAACTCAGACAATCTAATCCAGAATTACGCATGAAAATTAATAAAGTATTAAAGCCTTACCTAGCTGAAATTGATCACATCATTCAAGAAGGTATAGATAAAAAAGACTTTCGTGGTGATTTAAATGTACCATTGGTAAGACAAATGATATTTGGTACTTTAGATGAAGTGGTGACAAATTGGGTAATGAATGAACAAAGGTATGATTTGCTTGCACAAGCATCAGCTATACACGTACTACTCATTAATGGACTTTCTAAAAACAACCAATAA
- a CDS encoding enoyl-CoA hydratase, whose amino-acid sequence MGTLSYEKNNHVALLTIQKPPANALSSALIKDIDQKLDEIENDAGIKAILLRGEGKFFSAGADIKEFTSLQYASDYQSLSENGQSVFDRIEHFSIPVIAAIHGAALGGGLELAMSCHIRFVTESAKLGLPELTLGIIPGFAGTQRLPQYVGTAKAFEMTLSGTPISGSEAYSYGLANQVVSDDEIFDEAFKLAEKIASKSKQTINHIMRLIPYTKSDKFNNGAQEEAKAFGEIFGSDDAKEGIQAFLEKRKPNFQDR is encoded by the coding sequence TTGGGAACGCTGTCATATGAAAAAAATAATCATGTTGCACTATTAACTATTCAGAAGCCACCAGCAAATGCATTGTCAAGCGCATTAATCAAAGATATCGATCAAAAGTTAGATGAAATTGAAAATGATGCCGGTATTAAGGCGATTCTATTAAGGGGTGAAGGTAAATTTTTCTCTGCTGGCGCTGATATTAAAGAATTCACATCACTTCAATACGCTTCAGATTACCAATCATTATCCGAAAATGGACAAAGCGTATTTGATCGCATTGAACACTTTTCTATACCCGTAATTGCAGCGATTCATGGTGCTGCTTTAGGAGGCGGATTAGAACTTGCGATGTCTTGCCATATCCGTTTTGTAACAGAAAGTGCTAAACTTGGTTTACCAGAATTAACACTTGGAATCATTCCGGGGTTTGCTGGAACGCAGCGTCTGCCGCAATATGTTGGTACTGCTAAAGCATTTGAAATGACGTTAAGTGGTACACCTATTTCAGGCAGTGAGGCATATAGTTATGGTTTAGCCAATCAGGTTGTTTCCGATGACGAGATTTTCGATGAAGCTTTTAAACTTGCTGAGAAAATTGCTTCGAAAAGTAAACAAACAATAAATCATATTATGCGCTTGATTCCTTATACAAAATCAGATAAGTTTAATAATGGGGCACAGGAAGAAGCAAAAGCATTTGGTGAAATTTTCGGGTCTGATGATGCAAAAGAGGGTATTCAGGCATTTCTTGAAAAGCGAAAACCAAACTTCCAAGATAGATAG
- a CDS encoding electron transfer flavoprotein subunit beta/FixA family protein codes for MNIYVLLKKTFDTEEKITVTNGQIEEDGAEFIINPYDEYAVEEAIKQRDEHGGEVTVVTVGDGDSEKQLRTALAMGADKAVLINTEDDLEEGDQFTTAKILEAYFDEKDVDLILAGNVAIDEASGQVGPRLAERLGIPFVTTITSLKIDGETVNIDKDVEGDVEKVETSLPLLVTCQQGLNDPRYPSLPGIMKAKKKPLEELEIDDLDLDEDELETKTKTIDIYLPPEKEAGRVLEGELDDQVKELVSLLKTEAKVL; via the coding sequence ATGAACATTTATGTTTTGTTAAAAAAGACATTTGATACAGAAGAGAAAATTACTGTAACAAATGGGCAAATCGAGGAAGATGGAGCAGAATTCATCATAAATCCGTATGATGAATATGCAGTAGAAGAAGCAATTAAACAGCGTGATGAACATGGCGGGGAAGTTACAGTCGTTACGGTTGGTGATGGAGACTCCGAAAAACAGTTACGCACCGCCTTGGCAATGGGTGCTGATAAAGCAGTTTTAATTAATACAGAGGATGATCTTGAAGAGGGAGATCAATTCACAACCGCAAAAATACTAGAAGCATATTTTGATGAAAAAGATGTTGATCTAATTTTAGCTGGTAATGTTGCAATTGATGAGGCTAGTGGTCAAGTGGGCCCTAGACTTGCTGAACGGTTAGGAATTCCATTTGTAACTACTATCACTAGTCTAAAAATAGACGGAGAAACAGTTAACATCGACAAAGACGTGGAGGGTGACGTTGAAAAAGTAGAAACAAGCCTACCTCTACTTGTAACTTGTCAACAAGGACTAAATGACCCTAGATACCCATCACTTCCAGGTATTATGAAGGCTAAGAAAAAACCACTTGAAGAACTAGAAATAGATGATCTTGACCTAGATGAAGATGAATTAGAAACAAAAACGAAAACAATCGACATTTATCTTCCACCAGAAAAAGAGGCTGGAAGAGTTCTTGAAGGTGAGCTTGATGACCAGGTAAAAGAATTAGTATCATTATTAAAAACAGAAGCGAAAGTATTGTAA
- a CDS encoding electron transfer flavoprotein subunit alpha/FixB family protein, with amino-acid sequence MSEKLLVIGESRDGSLRNVTFEAIATAKKINADGEIIGLICGNENLQEQAQEMVYHGADRVITVKHDNLKTYTSEGYGQAVMAVISEESPTGVIMGHTAVGKDLTPKIASKLETGLISDATDIEMKDGKAIFTRPIYSGKAFEKKMITSGITFATIRPNNISALERDESRSGDITSKDMDISDIRTVIKEVIRKASEGVDLSEAKVIVAGGRGVKSEDGFKPLQELADVLGGAVGASRGACDAEYCDYSLQIGQTGKVVTPDLYIAVGISGAIQHLAGMSNSKVIVAINKDAEANIFNIADYGIVGDLFEVVPLLIEEIKKIK; translated from the coding sequence ATGAGCGAAAAACTACTAGTTATTGGTGAATCAAGGGATGGTTCGTTACGTAATGTTACATTTGAAGCTATTGCAACAGCGAAAAAAATAAATGCTGATGGGGAAATCATCGGTTTAATATGCGGTAACGAGAATTTACAAGAGCAAGCACAAGAAATGGTTTATCATGGAGCAGATCGTGTCATTACTGTTAAACATGATAATTTGAAAACGTATACATCTGAAGGGTATGGTCAAGCCGTTATGGCAGTTATTTCAGAGGAGTCTCCAACAGGTGTTATTATGGGACATACAGCCGTTGGAAAAGATTTAACTCCAAAGATTGCAAGTAAATTGGAAACAGGCCTAATCTCTGATGCTACTGATATAGAAATGAAAGATGGAAAAGCAATATTTACTAGACCAATATATTCTGGTAAAGCATTCGAGAAAAAAATGATAACGAGTGGTATTACATTTGCTACCATTCGTCCGAATAATATATCGGCACTTGAACGCGATGAATCACGTTCTGGTGATATTACTTCTAAAGACATGGACATCTCGGATATACGAACGGTTATTAAAGAAGTTATTCGGAAGGCGTCTGAAGGTGTTGATTTGTCAGAAGCAAAAGTAATCGTTGCTGGCGGACGTGGTGTTAAAAGTGAAGATGGGTTTAAACCATTACAAGAGCTTGCAGATGTACTAGGTGGAGCGGTTGGTGCATCACGTGGTGCGTGTGACGCAGAGTATTGTGATTACTCATTACAAATCGGTCAAACAGGTAAGGTTGTTACGCCAGACCTATATATTGCAGTTGGTATTTCAGGAGCAATTCAACATTTAGCTGGTATGTCTAACTCTAAAGTAATTGTTGCAATCAATAAAGACGCGGAAGCTAACATCTTTAATATAGCAGACTATGGTATTGTTGGAGATCTATTTGAAGTGGTTCCATTGTTAATTGAAGAAATTAAAAAGATAAAATAA
- the trxA gene encoding thioredoxin produces the protein MAIVNVSDQNFAKETGEGLVLADFWAPWCGPCKMIAPVLEEIDGEMEEQVQIVKLDVDENQETAGKYGVMSIPTLLLFKDGEVVDQVIGFQPKEALVELINKHA, from the coding sequence ATGGCAATTGTAAATGTATCAGATCAGAACTTTGCTAAAGAAACAGGAGAAGGCTTGGTACTAGCAGACTTCTGGGCACCTTGGTGTGGACCTTGTAAGATGATTGCACCAGTTTTAGAAGAAATAGATGGGGAAATGGAAGAACAGGTTCAAATCGTAAAGTTGGATGTTGACGAAAACCAAGAAACAGCTGGCAAATACGGAGTTATGAGTATTCCAACATTGTTACTTTTTAAAGATGGTGAAGTTGTTGACCAAGTAATTGGTTTTCAACCGAAAGAAGCTCTAGTTGAATTAATTAATAAACATGCATAA
- the uvrC gene encoding excinuclease ABC subunit UvrC: MNQTIKEKLAVLPVQPGCYLMKDKHNTIIYVGKSKALKNRVKSYFAGANDKKTQRLVSEIQDFEYIVTTSEIEALILEMNLIKKYDPKYNVLLKDDKSYPYLKITSERHPRLLVVRKVKKDKGKYFGPYPNVIAARETKKLLDRLYPLRKCNKMPDRVCLYYHMKQCLAPCVYPVSEETNRSIVQSIATFLNGGHKEIKRDIKEKMYQASEDLDFERAKELRDQIQHIEAVMEQQKMTLKDQINRDIFGYSYDKGWMCIQVFFVRQGKLIERDVAIFPFFDDPEETFISYIGRFYLHQHHPKPKQILLPLGADADLLKELLEIDINVPYRGRKKDLVKLAMKNAKIALEEKFSIIEIDEERTINAVENLGEKLNIEIPHRIEAFDNSNIQGTDPVSAMVVFIDGRPNKKEYRKYKVRDVTGPDDYETMREVIRRRYSRVLKEKLPLPDLIMVDGSKGQMSAALDVLENELGLDIPLCGLAKDDKHKTSELLYGSPPTIIDLSRKSQEFYLVQRIQDEVHRFAITFHRQLRGKNLFQSELDKIPGVGEKRRKLLLTHFKSIDEIKNKSIADITKLGIPTNTAELILDHLTKD, encoded by the coding sequence ATGAATCAAACAATAAAAGAGAAATTAGCTGTCCTTCCCGTACAACCCGGATGTTATTTAATGAAAGATAAACACAATACGATTATATATGTTGGAAAATCGAAGGCACTAAAAAACAGGGTGAAATCTTATTTTGCTGGTGCAAATGATAAAAAGACGCAGCGTTTAGTATCAGAAATACAAGATTTTGAATATATCGTAACCACTTCAGAAATTGAAGCACTCATATTAGAAATGAATTTAATAAAAAAGTATGATCCAAAATATAATGTGCTACTAAAGGATGATAAGTCATATCCGTATTTGAAAATAACTTCTGAACGCCATCCAAGGTTGTTGGTTGTACGTAAAGTGAAAAAAGATAAAGGGAAATACTTTGGGCCTTATCCGAACGTTATTGCTGCTCGGGAAACAAAGAAATTATTAGATCGATTATACCCATTACGAAAATGTAATAAAATGCCTGACAGAGTGTGTTTGTACTACCACATGAAGCAATGTTTAGCTCCATGCGTTTATCCAGTCTCAGAAGAAACAAACCGTTCTATTGTGCAAAGTATAGCAACATTCTTAAATGGTGGACATAAGGAAATAAAAAGAGATATTAAAGAGAAAATGTACCAAGCAAGTGAAGATTTAGACTTTGAACGAGCAAAAGAGTTAAGGGACCAAATTCAGCATATAGAAGCAGTTATGGAACAACAGAAGATGACGCTAAAAGATCAAATCAATCGAGACATCTTTGGATACAGCTATGACAAAGGATGGATGTGTATCCAAGTATTTTTTGTCAGACAGGGAAAATTGATCGAGCGTGATGTAGCCATTTTTCCATTCTTTGATGATCCAGAAGAAACGTTTATTAGTTATATAGGTCGGTTTTATCTACACCAGCATCACCCAAAGCCAAAGCAAATATTATTACCGCTTGGAGCTGATGCAGACCTTTTAAAGGAATTGCTTGAAATTGATATAAACGTCCCATATCGGGGTCGAAAAAAAGACTTAGTTAAGCTTGCAATGAAAAATGCAAAAATTGCTCTTGAAGAAAAATTTTCTATTATTGAAATAGATGAGGAACGAACTATTAATGCGGTAGAAAACTTAGGTGAAAAACTAAACATCGAAATTCCCCATAGGATTGAAGCCTTTGATAATTCAAACATTCAAGGAACAGATCCAGTATCAGCAATGGTTGTTTTTATAGATGGTAGACCAAACAAGAAAGAGTATCGTAAATATAAAGTAAGAGATGTTACAGGTCCAGATGATTATGAAACAATGCGAGAAGTAATAAGACGGAGATATTCACGTGTATTAAAGGAAAAGTTGCCGCTACCAGATCTTATTATGGTAGATGGTTCTAAAGGACAAATGAGCGCAGCGTTAGATGTGCTAGAAAATGAATTAGGACTTGATATTCCTTTATGTGGTTTAGCAAAGGATGACAAGCATAAAACAAGCGAGCTACTTTATGGGAGTCCTCCCACAATAATTGATTTATCGAGAAAATCACAAGAATTTTATTTGGTTCAACGAATTCAGGATGAAGTTCACCGTTTTGCCATAACTTTTCATCGGCAATTACGAGGGAAAAACTTATTTCAATCAGAACTAGATAAAATTCCGGGAGTAGGCGAAAAAAGAAGGAAATTGCTCTTAACACACTTTAAGTCAATTGACGAGATAAAAAATAAATCAATTGCAGATATAACAAAGCTCGGTATTCCTACAAATACAGCGGAATTGATTCTAGATCACCTAACAAAAGATTAA
- a CDS encoding YslB family protein, whose protein sequence is MSKNQQVYSTSLLEELHTAGAGYDVLRYISLPELLGRESDTLLYFMGRNLARKLTFDTIEDIYYIFEKLGWGKLELIKNKRKELTFSLMSDSVVNRLKASFEADFRLEAGFLAEAIQQLKETEAECTEEINKKIMQVNFSVLVTS, encoded by the coding sequence ATGTCAAAGAATCAACAGGTATATTCTACGTCACTACTTGAGGAATTACATACAGCAGGTGCAGGGTATGATGTATTGCGATATATAAGCCTGCCAGAGCTATTAGGAAGAGAATCTGATACATTATTATATTTTATGGGAAGAAATCTGGCGCGAAAATTAACATTTGATACAATTGAAGACATCTATTATATATTTGAGAAGCTAGGTTGGGGGAAGCTTGAGCTTATTAAAAATAAACGAAAAGAATTAACTTTCAGCTTAATGTCCGATTCTGTCGTTAATCGACTTAAAGCTTCATTTGAGGCAGATTTCCGTTTGGAGGCTGGATTTTTAGCTGAGGCAATTCAACAACTTAAGGAAACAGAAGCTGAATGTACAGAGGAAATAAATAAAAAAATAATGCAAGTCAACTTTTCCGTTCTTGTTACCTCTTAA